The following are encoded together in the Peromyscus maniculatus bairdii isolate BWxNUB_F1_BW_parent chromosome 22, HU_Pman_BW_mat_3.1, whole genome shotgun sequence genome:
- the LOC102926914 gene encoding uncharacterized protein LOC102926914 isoform X2, which translates to MMTINSHKPMHLNVRYLICPSGYKPFEHKGYGKKQCTSLSPTTVRRYVGVPTMSRLGECDISLQLIGFPTTLGIYQQTHTGKKPYDYKECGNSPVCTGSLCKCSVTQSIEKCYACNQCGKTLSSSSCVQRCYKTHMGRGSDKYEPSTIDLNHHWYLQTDKRTHNEEDLYEYNQHDKDFRSDSSLQLHQRTHLEVESYKYNQDAKDFEHYSCFQVHRIHTDEQPCECNQCGKAFASCHNLKIPERILTGEKPYVCNQCGKTFVSRHNLKIHERIHTGEKPYVCNQCGKAFVYLTSLRNHEKTHTGEKPYVCNQCGKAFGCRSNLQIHESTHTDVKPYRCNQCGKAFAHIIYLQRHERSHTGDKPFECNQCGKGFTQFSHLQKHFKIHSGEKPYECSQCGKAFGSRSNLQTHERIHTGDKPFVCNQCDKAFVSRRNLQIHERTHTGEKPYECNQCGKAFAHFTSFRNHEKIHTGEKPHVCNQCGKAFACRSNLQIHESTHTDVKPYRCNQCGKTFAHIIYLQRHERSHTGDKPFECNQCGKGFTQFSHLQKHFKIHSGEKLYECNKCDKAFGSHSKLQAHERIHTGEKTHVCNQCGKAFVSRRNLQIHERIHTGEKPYICDQCGKAFAHFTSFRNHEKIHTGEKPHVCNQCGKAFACRSNLQIHESTHTDVKPYRCNQCGKAFAHIIYLQRHERSHTGDKPFECNQCGKSFTHFSRLQKHFKIHSGEKPYECSQCGKAFGSRSNLQTHERIHTGEKPYVCNQCGKAFVSRRNLQTHERSHTGEKPYLCNQCGKAFVSRSNLKIHESTHTGVKPYGCNQCGKAFAHIIYLQRHERSHTRDKL; encoded by the exons ATGATGACTATTAATTCTCACAAACCAATGCACCTCAATGTCAG GTATCTCATCTGTCCTTCTGGCTACAAACCATTTGAACATAAGGGATATGGGAAGAAGCAatgtacctctctctctcctacaacAGTTAGAAGATATGTTGGAGTGCCCACTATGAGTAGACTTGGTGAATGTGATATAAGTTTACAATTAATTGGTTTTCCAACTACACTGGGAATATATCAACAAACTCACACTGGAAAAAAGCCTTATGATTACAAGGAATGTGGGAATTCTCCTGTCTGTACTGGTTCACTTTGCAAATGTAGTGTGACCCAAAGTATAGAAAAATGTTATGCatgcaatcagtgtggtaaaACTCTGAGTTCTTCCAGTTGTGTTCAAAGATGTTATAAAACTCatatgggaagaggaagtgataaatATGAACCATCTACTATAGACTTGAACCATCATTGGTATCTTCAGACAGACAAAAGAACCCATAATGAAGAGGATCTTTATGAATATAATCAACATGATAAAGACTTTAGATCTGATTCCTCTTTACAATTACACCAAAGAACTCATTTGGAAGTAGAATCCTATAAATATAATCAAGATGCAAAAGACTTTGAACATTACAGTTGCTTTCAAGTACATAGAATACATACTGATGAGCAACCATGtgaatgcaatcaatgtggtaaagcctttgccaGTTGCCATAATCTTAAAATACCTGAAAGAATCcttactggagagaaaccctatgtatgtaatcaatgtggtaaaacttTTGTAAGTCGCCATAATcttaaaatacatgaaagaattcatactggagagaaaccctatgtatgtaatcagtgtggcaaagcctttgtATATTTAACTAGTCTTCGAAATCATGAAAAAACACATACTGGGGAGAAACCCTATgtatgtaatcaatgtggtaaagcctttggcTGTCGCAGTAATCTTCAAATACATGAAAGTACTCATACAGATGTGAAACCCTACagatgtaatcagtgtggtaaagcctttgcacatatcatttatcttcaaaggcatgaaagaagtcatactggagaCAAACCAtttgaatgtaatcaatgtgggaagggctttacacaatttagtcatcttcaaaaacatttcaaaattcatagtggagagaaaccctatgaatgcagtcaatgtggtaaagcctttggaaGTCGcagtaatcttcaaacacatgaaagaattcatactggagacaAGCCCTTTGTGTGTAATcagtgtgataaagcctttgtAAGTCGCCGTAATcttcaaatacatgaaagaactcatacaggagagaaaccttatgaatgtaatcagtgtggtaaagcctttgcacatttCACTAGTTTTCGAAATCATGAaaaaattcatactggagagaaaccccatgtatgtaatcagtgtggtaaagcctttgcatgccGCAGTAATCTTCAAATACATGAAAGTACTCATACAGATGTGAAACCCTAcagatgtaatcaatgtggtaaaacctttgcacATATCATttatcttcaaaggcatgaaagaagtcatactggagaCAAACCAtttgaatgtaatcaatgtgggaagggctttacacaatttagtcatcttcaaaaacatttcaaaattcatagtggagagaaactatatgaatgtaataaatgtgataaagcctttggaAGTCACAGTAAACTTCAAGCACacgaaagaattcatactggagagaagacCCATgtatgtaatcaatgtggtaaagcctttgtaagTCGCCGTAATcttcaaatacatgaaagaattcatactggagaaaaaccctatatatgtgatcaatgtggtaaagcctttgcacatttCACTAGTTTTCGAAATCATGAAAAAATTCATACTGGGGAGAAACCCCAtgtatgtaatcagtgtggtaaagcctttgcctGTCGCAGTAATCTTCAAATACATGAAAGTACTCATACAGATGTGAAACCCTAcagatgtaatcaatgtggtaaagcctttgcacatatcatttatcttcaaaggcatgaaagaagtcatactggagaCAAACCAtttgaatgtaatcaatgtgggaaAAGCTTTACCCATTTCAGTCGTcttcaaaaacatttcaaaattcatagtggagagaaaccctatgaatgcagtcaatgtggtaaagcctttggaaGTCGcagtaatcttcaaacacatgaaagaattcatactggagagaaaccttatgtatgtaatcaatgtggtaaagcctttgtaagTCGCCGTAATCTTCAAACACATGAAAGGAGTCATAccggagagaaaccctatttatgtaatcaatgtggtaaagcctttgtaagTCGCAGTAATCTCAAAATACATGAAAGCACTCATACAGGAGTGAAACCCTAtggatgtaatcaatgtggtaaagcctttgcacacaTCATttatcttcaaaggcatgaaaggAGTCATACTAGAGACAAATTATGA
- the LOC102926914 gene encoding uncharacterized protein LOC102926914 isoform X1, with protein sequence MDTVTFEDVHVNFTHEEWALLEPCQKSLYEDVMLETCRNLTAIGYKWEDQNIEEHYQSSRRHERYLICPSGYKPFEHKGYGKKQCTSLSPTTVRRYVGVPTMSRLGECDISLQLIGFPTTLGIYQQTHTGKKPYDYKECGNSPVCTGSLCKCSVTQSIEKCYACNQCGKTLSSSSCVQRCYKTHMGRGSDKYEPSTIDLNHHWYLQTDKRTHNEEDLYEYNQHDKDFRSDSSLQLHQRTHLEVESYKYNQDAKDFEHYSCFQVHRIHTDEQPCECNQCGKAFASCHNLKIPERILTGEKPYVCNQCGKTFVSRHNLKIHERIHTGEKPYVCNQCGKAFVYLTSLRNHEKTHTGEKPYVCNQCGKAFGCRSNLQIHESTHTDVKPYRCNQCGKAFAHIIYLQRHERSHTGDKPFECNQCGKGFTQFSHLQKHFKIHSGEKPYECSQCGKAFGSRSNLQTHERIHTGDKPFVCNQCDKAFVSRRNLQIHERTHTGEKPYECNQCGKAFAHFTSFRNHEKIHTGEKPHVCNQCGKAFACRSNLQIHESTHTDVKPYRCNQCGKTFAHIIYLQRHERSHTGDKPFECNQCGKGFTQFSHLQKHFKIHSGEKLYECNKCDKAFGSHSKLQAHERIHTGEKTHVCNQCGKAFVSRRNLQIHERIHTGEKPYICDQCGKAFAHFTSFRNHEKIHTGEKPHVCNQCGKAFACRSNLQIHESTHTDVKPYRCNQCGKAFAHIIYLQRHERSHTGDKPFECNQCGKSFTHFSRLQKHFKIHSGEKPYECSQCGKAFGSRSNLQTHERIHTGEKPYVCNQCGKAFVSRRNLQTHERSHTGEKPYLCNQCGKAFVSRSNLKIHESTHTGVKPYGCNQCGKAFAHIIYLQRHERSHTRDKL encoded by the exons GATACAGTGACCTTTGAGGATGTGCATGTGAACTTCACCcatgaagagtgggctttgctggaaCCTTGCCAGAAGAGTCTCTACgaagatgtgatgctggaaaccTGCAGGAACCTCACTGCTATAG GCTACAAATGGGAAGACCAGAATATTGAAGAACATTAtcaaagttctagaagacatgAAAG GTATCTCATCTGTCCTTCTGGCTACAAACCATTTGAACATAAGGGATATGGGAAGAAGCAatgtacctctctctctcctacaacAGTTAGAAGATATGTTGGAGTGCCCACTATGAGTAGACTTGGTGAATGTGATATAAGTTTACAATTAATTGGTTTTCCAACTACACTGGGAATATATCAACAAACTCACACTGGAAAAAAGCCTTATGATTACAAGGAATGTGGGAATTCTCCTGTCTGTACTGGTTCACTTTGCAAATGTAGTGTGACCCAAAGTATAGAAAAATGTTATGCatgcaatcagtgtggtaaaACTCTGAGTTCTTCCAGTTGTGTTCAAAGATGTTATAAAACTCatatgggaagaggaagtgataaatATGAACCATCTACTATAGACTTGAACCATCATTGGTATCTTCAGACAGACAAAAGAACCCATAATGAAGAGGATCTTTATGAATATAATCAACATGATAAAGACTTTAGATCTGATTCCTCTTTACAATTACACCAAAGAACTCATTTGGAAGTAGAATCCTATAAATATAATCAAGATGCAAAAGACTTTGAACATTACAGTTGCTTTCAAGTACATAGAATACATACTGATGAGCAACCATGtgaatgcaatcaatgtggtaaagcctttgccaGTTGCCATAATCTTAAAATACCTGAAAGAATCcttactggagagaaaccctatgtatgtaatcaatgtggtaaaacttTTGTAAGTCGCCATAATcttaaaatacatgaaagaattcatactggagagaaaccctatgtatgtaatcagtgtggcaaagcctttgtATATTTAACTAGTCTTCGAAATCATGAAAAAACACATACTGGGGAGAAACCCTATgtatgtaatcaatgtggtaaagcctttggcTGTCGCAGTAATCTTCAAATACATGAAAGTACTCATACAGATGTGAAACCCTACagatgtaatcagtgtggtaaagcctttgcacatatcatttatcttcaaaggcatgaaagaagtcatactggagaCAAACCAtttgaatgtaatcaatgtgggaagggctttacacaatttagtcatcttcaaaaacatttcaaaattcatagtggagagaaaccctatgaatgcagtcaatgtggtaaagcctttggaaGTCGcagtaatcttcaaacacatgaaagaattcatactggagacaAGCCCTTTGTGTGTAATcagtgtgataaagcctttgtAAGTCGCCGTAATcttcaaatacatgaaagaactcatacaggagagaaaccttatgaatgtaatcagtgtggtaaagcctttgcacatttCACTAGTTTTCGAAATCATGAaaaaattcatactggagagaaaccccatgtatgtaatcagtgtggtaaagcctttgcatgccGCAGTAATCTTCAAATACATGAAAGTACTCATACAGATGTGAAACCCTAcagatgtaatcaatgtggtaaaacctttgcacATATCATttatcttcaaaggcatgaaagaagtcatactggagaCAAACCAtttgaatgtaatcaatgtgggaagggctttacacaatttagtcatcttcaaaaacatttcaaaattcatagtggagagaaactatatgaatgtaataaatgtgataaagcctttggaAGTCACAGTAAACTTCAAGCACacgaaagaattcatactggagagaagacCCATgtatgtaatcaatgtggtaaagcctttgtaagTCGCCGTAATcttcaaatacatgaaagaattcatactggagaaaaaccctatatatgtgatcaatgtggtaaagcctttgcacatttCACTAGTTTTCGAAATCATGAAAAAATTCATACTGGGGAGAAACCCCAtgtatgtaatcagtgtggtaaagcctttgcctGTCGCAGTAATCTTCAAATACATGAAAGTACTCATACAGATGTGAAACCCTAcagatgtaatcaatgtggtaaagcctttgcacatatcatttatcttcaaaggcatgaaagaagtcatactggagaCAAACCAtttgaatgtaatcaatgtgggaaAAGCTTTACCCATTTCAGTCGTcttcaaaaacatttcaaaattcatagtggagagaaaccctatgaatgcagtcaatgtggtaaagcctttggaaGTCGcagtaatcttcaaacacatgaaagaattcatactggagagaaaccttatgtatgtaatcaatgtggtaaagcctttgtaagTCGCCGTAATCTTCAAACACATGAAAGGAGTCATAccggagagaaaccctatttatgtaatcaatgtggtaaagcctttgtaagTCGCAGTAATCTCAAAATACATGAAAGCACTCATACAGGAGTGAAACCCTAtggatgtaatcaatgtggtaaagcctttgcacacaTCATttatcttcaaaggcatgaaaggAGTCATACTAGAGACAAATTATGA